The Arsenophonus sp. genome contains a region encoding:
- a CDS encoding 4-phosphoerythronate dehydrogenase → MNILIDKDILYAKKIFEKLGKIKLISYNMFNKSLLKNSDAVIIRSNTPIKNNILKNSKIKFLGTVTSGIDHIDQEYIKKSNICFSHASGCNSTSVVEYIFSVLFFLSEHYNFDLKEKIVGIIGVGNIGSLLNKYLNVLGIKTLLYDPPLSKKIKNKEFVSLEKIINHSHIISLHVPLKKYGKNPTYHLFNEEIFDNLSSETIVINTSRGLVIDENALLKVLKKGKKIRIVLDVWSTEPYLSELLCQTIITTPHIAGYSLEGRIKSVLKIHKDYCKYFNKKNTEIGIKHFLPQSDFKKIFIQGKLTQKKLKKLIHLIYDVRDDDINLKKKLGIISKDIYILRKKYSIRREWSSIKVQTNNFETKKILKKIGFYVK, encoded by the coding sequence ATGAATATATTAATTGATAAAGATATATTATATGCAAAAAAAATATTTGAAAAACTAGGAAAAATTAAATTAATTTCATATAATATGTTTAACAAATCACTATTAAAGAATAGTGATGCTGTTATTATAAGATCAAATACACCAATAAAAAACAATATATTAAAAAATAGCAAAATCAAATTTCTTGGAACTGTAACTTCAGGTATAGATCATATTGATCAAGAATATATAAAAAAATCAAATATCTGTTTTTCGCATGCATCTGGATGTAATTCTACTAGTGTAGTTGAATATATTTTTTCTGTACTATTCTTTTTATCAGAACATTATAATTTTGATCTGAAAGAAAAAATTGTTGGTATTATAGGAGTTGGAAATATTGGAAGTCTTCTAAACAAATATTTAAATGTTTTAGGAATTAAAACATTGCTATACGATCCACCTCTTTCTAAAAAAATAAAAAATAAAGAATTTGTTTCCTTAGAAAAAATCATTAATCATTCACATATAATATCATTACATGTTCCATTAAAAAAATATGGAAAAAATCCAACTTATCATTTATTTAATGAAGAAATATTTGATAATTTATCTTCAGAAACAATAGTAATTAATACTAGCAGAGGATTAGTTATTGACGAAAACGCTTTACTAAAAGTTTTAAAAAAAGGAAAAAAAATTCGTATTGTATTAGATGTATGGAGTACTGAACCATATTTATCAGAATTACTATGTCAAACAATTATCACTACTCCTCATATTGCAGGATATAGTTTAGAAGGCAGGATAAAAAGTGTATTAAAAATACACAAAGATTATTGTAAATATTTCAATAAAAAAAATACAGAAATAGGAATTAAACATTTTCTACCTCAATCTGATTTTAAAAAAATATTTATTCAAGGAAAATTAACTCAAAAAAAATTAAAAAAATTGATACATCTTATCTATGATGTAAGAGATGACGATATAAATTTGAAAAAAAAATTAGGAATAATTTCAAAAGATATTTATATATTACGAAAAAAATATTCAATAAGACGTGAATGGTCATCAATTAAAGTACAAACTAATAACTTTGAGACTAAAAAAATATTAAAAAAAATTGGATTTTATGTAAAATAA